A window of the Phragmites australis chromosome 20, lpPhrAust1.1, whole genome shotgun sequence genome harbors these coding sequences:
- the LOC133901668 gene encoding probable flavin-containing monooxygenase 1, with amino-acid sequence MERKRVGIVGAGVSGLAACKHTLDKGFSPVVFEADGSIGGVWAHTLESTRLQAPTTAFRFSDLAWPVSVTETYPSHRKVMEYIRSYACKFDLLKYIKFNSQVLGVEYLGATEEEIMSWEQWSGNGRAFGTGKDGGWRLTVQDLKVGSTEVFLVDFLILCIGRHSGTPNIPEFPANGPELFKGKILHSLDYSYMDNVAQFVKGKHVTIVGSGKSAFDIAVEVAKLNGAAQPCTIIYRTKHWLVHKSSIWGLDLSYFYLNRISQILVHKPGEGFLRYILATALSPLRWAISKVIETYFKWSIPLQKHGMVPDYSFSFAMSSCLIAMLPEGFYDRVDEGSIILKKSKTFNFSNDGIILHDGNECIKSDIVILATGFRGDQKLRGIFTTNWCRKIVTGSPDTAVPLYRECIHPRIPKLAIVGYSESLTNIYASERMANWVAHFLAGGFQLPSIRCMEKSVAEWAKYKNLYNGKYFRRSCISTINIWFNDLLCQDIGCNPKRKKGFLAEWFQPYGPADYAGLY; translated from the exons ATGGAGAGGAAGAGGGTGGGCATTGTTGGTGCTGGTGTGAGCGGCCTAGCAGCCTGCAAGCATACACTCGACAAGGGGTTTAGCCCGGTGGTGTTCGAGGCTGATGGAAGCATCGGTGGAGTGTGGGCGCATACCTTGGAGTCAACAAGGCTTCAGGCGCCAACAACAGCGTTTCGGTTCTCGGACTTGGCATGGCCAGTGAGCGTGACGGAGACATACCCAAGCCACCGCAAGGTCATGGAGTATATAAGGTCATATGCGTGTAAATTTGACCTCCTAAAGTACATCAAGTTCAATAGCCAGGTGCTCGGTGTTGAATACCTTGGTGCAACTGAGGAAGAGATAATGAGCTGGGAGCAATGGTCTGGCAATGGGAGGGCATTTGGAACAGGGAAGGATGGAGGGTGGCGCCTCACAGTGCAAGACTTGAAAGTCGGTAGCACTGAG GTTTTTCTAGTGGATTTTCTCATCCTGTGCATTGGAAGGCATAGTGGGACCCCAAATATTCCAGAATTTCCGGCAAATGGGCCTGAGTTGTTCAAGGGGAAAATATTGCACTCACTGGACTACTCTTACATGGATAATGTGGCACAATTTGTTAAGGGGAAGCACGTGACAATAGTTGGCTCTGGAAAATCAGCATTTGACATTGCTGTAGAGGTTGCCAAGTTGAATG GTGCAGCTCAGCCATGCACAATCATATATAGAACAAAGCATTGGCTGGTCCACAAGTCTAGCATATGGGGACTTGACCTCAGTTACTTCTATCTAAATCGCATCTCGCAGATACTAGTTCACAAACCTGGTGAAGGATTTCTACGCTATATTTTGGCCACTGCACTCTCTCCCTTG AGATGGGCGATTTCAAAAGTAATTGAAACTTACTTCAAGTGGAGCATTCCTTTACAAAAGCATGGGATGGTACCTGATTATAGCTTCTCCTTTGCTATGTCGTCATGCTTGATTGCAATGTTACCAGAAGGGTTTTATGACAGGGTTGACGAAGGCAGCATTATTCTCAAGAAATCGAAGACATTCAACTTTTCTAATGATGGAATCATCCTGCACGATGGAAATGAATGCATAAAAAGTGATATTGTAATTTTAGCAACAGGATTTAGAGGAGATCAGAAACTCAGGGGAATCTTCACAACAAATTGGTGTAGAAAGATAGTGACAGGATCACCGGATACAGCAGTTCCTCTATACAG AGAATGCATCCATCCCCGGATACCTAAGTTGGCAATAGTTGGGTActcggagagccttacaaacaTATATGCCTCAGAGAGGATGGCCAATTGGGTAGCCCATTTCCTGGCTGGCGGCTTCCAATTGCCAAGCATAAGATGCATGGAAAAGAGTGTAGCAGAATGGGCGAAGTACAAGAATCTATACAACGGGAAGTATTTTCGCAGGTCCTGTATAAGCACCATTAACATATGGTTTAATGATCTGTTGTGCCAAGACATAGGATGCAACCCTAAAAGGAAGAAAGGATTCCTAGCTGAATGGTTCCAGCCATATGGACCTGCTGATTACGCAGGTCTTTACTGA
- the LOC133901667 gene encoding protein DETOXIFICATION 45, chloroplastic-like isoform X2, translating to MELAAGKGVAPRLMAASLLPRRSWRVRAEVTGVGWVRRATAPRLSLLPAVAGGGHLLPRHVVRSGPAGGTRDGGFSGEEAEGDRPFPARAAPSDDVKDADAANNSVGDHPGGIRKELMNLAVPAIIGQAIDPVAQLLETAYIGRLGPVELASAAVGVSVFNIISKLFNIPLLSITTSFVAEDVSRLDSSQSASGNISSEIGQRKRLPSISSAILLAAAIGVVEASALILGSGILLNVMGVSHASAMHNPARLFLAVRALGAPAVVVSLAIQGVFRGLKDTKTPLLYSGLGNISAVVLLPFFVYFLNLGLRGAALATIASQYLGMLLLLWSLSQRAVLLPPKIEDLDFVGYIKSGGMLLGRTLSVLITMTLGTAMAARQGTLAMAAHQICLQVWLAVSLLSDALAVSAQALIASSFAELDYEKVKEVTYYVLKTGVFVGIALALLLFASFGRLAELFSKDPMVIQIVGSGVLFVSASQPINALAFIFDGLHFGVSDFSYSASSMIGMESRTMVVFAPERTEIQATVKKMLMPAAD from the exons ATGGAGCTCGCCGCCGGGAAGGGGGTGGCCCCGCGGCTGATGGCCGCCAGTCTCCTCCCCAGACGCAGCTGGCGAGTGCGCGCGGAGGTGACCGGGGTTGGCTGGGTCCGTCGCGCGACCGCGCCGAGGCTCTCGCTGCTCCCCGCCGTCGCGGGGGGAGGCCACTTGCTTCCCAGGCACGTCGTTCGCTCAGGCCCAGCAGGCGGCACACGCGATGGGGGGTtcagcggcgaggaggccgagggCGACCGACCGTTCCCGGCGCGTGCGGCTCCCTCGGATGACGTGAAGGATGCTGATGCCGCAAA CAATTCAGTTGGGGATCATCCTGGAGGAATTAGGAAGGAACTCATGAATCTGGCTGTACCGGCCATAATTGGGCAAGCAATCGATCCTGTGGCGCAGTTACTGGAGACCGCGTATATTGGCCGTTTAG GTCCGGTGGAGTTGGCTTCAGCTGCTGTTGGTGTGTCTGTATTCAACATTATATCCAAGCTCTTCAACATTCCGCTCCTAAGCATCACAACTTCGTTCGTAGCTGAAGATGTTTCAAGACTTGATTCTTCACAGTCTGCTTCGG GAAATATATCGAGCGAGATTGGACAAAGGAAGAGGCTGCCCTCCATATCTTCTGCTATCCTCTTGGCAGCTGCAATTGGTGTCGTTGAAGCCTCAGCTTTGATTCTGGGGTCTGGAATACTCCTCAACGTCATGGGTGTCTCCCAC GCATCAGCTATGCACAATCCAGCAAGGTTATTCCTTGCTGTAAGAGCACTTGGTGCTCCTGCTGTTGTAGTTTCTTTGGCTATTCAAGGTGTCTTTCGTGGACTGAAAGATACAAAAACACCTCTACTCTACAGTG GTTTGGGCAACATTTCAGCCGTGGTTCTACTTCCCTTTTTTGTGTATTTCCTGAACCTTGGATTACGTGGAGCTGCACTTGCAACTATTGCTTCACA ATATCTTGGTATGCTTCTACTTCTCTGGTCTTTAAGCCAAAGAGCAGTTCTACTACCACCAAAAATCGAAGACCTAGACTTTGTTGGGTACATAAAATCTG GTGGCATGCTGTTAGGGAGAACCCTTTCCGTTCTGATAACAATGACCCTTGGAACTGCAATGGCTGCTCGGCAAGGCACACTAGCTATGGCCGCTCATCAAATATGTCTGCAAGTATGGCTGGCAGTATCATTACTTTCGGATGCATTGGCTGTTTCTGCCCAG GCGTTGATTGCAAGTTCATTTGCTGAACTTGACTATGAAAAGGTGAAGGAGGTCACGTACTATGTATTGAAG ACAGGAGTATTTGTTGGTATTGCTTTAGCACTTCTTCTGTTTGCCTCTTTTGGTAGACTTGCAGAACTATTCTCCAAAGATCCCATGGTTATACAAATTGTGGGGAGTGGTGTTTTG tttGTTAGTGCTAGTCAGCCAATCAATGCCCTTGCTTTTATCTTCGATGGACTTCATTTTGGTGTGTCAGACTTCTCGTACTCAGCTTCCTCCATG ATTGGGATGGAGAGCAGGACCATGGTGGTTTTTGCACCAGAAAGAACCGAAATACAA GCTACAGTCAAGAAAATGTTGATGCCAGCAGCTGATTAG
- the LOC133901667 gene encoding protein DETOXIFICATION 45, chloroplastic-like isoform X1, with protein sequence MELAAGKGVAPRLMAASLLPRRSWRVRAEVTGVGWVRRATAPRLSLLPAVAGGGHLLPRHVVRSGPAGGTRDGGFSGEEAEGDRPFPARAAPSDDVKDADAANNSVGDHPGGIRKELMNLAVPAIIGQAIDPVAQLLETAYIGRLGPVELASAAVGVSVFNIISKLFNIPLLSITTSFVAEDVSRLDSSQSASGNISSEIGQRKRLPSISSAILLAAAIGVVEASALILGSGILLNVMGVSHASAMHNPARLFLAVRALGAPAVVVSLAIQGVFRGLKDTKTPLLYSGLGNISAVVLLPFFVYFLNLGLRGAALATIASQYLGMLLLLWSLSQRAVLLPPKIEDLDFVGYIKSGGMLLGRTLSVLITMTLGTAMAARQGTLAMAAHQICLQVWLAVSLLSDALAVSAQALIASSFAELDYEKVKEVTYYVLKTGVFVGIALALLLFASFGRLAELFSKDPMVIQIVGSGVLFVSASQPINALAFIFDGLHFGVSDFSYSASSMMVVGALSSLFLLYAPQVFGLPGVWAGLALFMSLRMTAGFLRLGWRAGPWWFLHQKEPKYKLQSRKC encoded by the exons ATGGAGCTCGCCGCCGGGAAGGGGGTGGCCCCGCGGCTGATGGCCGCCAGTCTCCTCCCCAGACGCAGCTGGCGAGTGCGCGCGGAGGTGACCGGGGTTGGCTGGGTCCGTCGCGCGACCGCGCCGAGGCTCTCGCTGCTCCCCGCCGTCGCGGGGGGAGGCCACTTGCTTCCCAGGCACGTCGTTCGCTCAGGCCCAGCAGGCGGCACACGCGATGGGGGGTtcagcggcgaggaggccgagggCGACCGACCGTTCCCGGCGCGTGCGGCTCCCTCGGATGACGTGAAGGATGCTGATGCCGCAAA CAATTCAGTTGGGGATCATCCTGGAGGAATTAGGAAGGAACTCATGAATCTGGCTGTACCGGCCATAATTGGGCAAGCAATCGATCCTGTGGCGCAGTTACTGGAGACCGCGTATATTGGCCGTTTAG GTCCGGTGGAGTTGGCTTCAGCTGCTGTTGGTGTGTCTGTATTCAACATTATATCCAAGCTCTTCAACATTCCGCTCCTAAGCATCACAACTTCGTTCGTAGCTGAAGATGTTTCAAGACTTGATTCTTCACAGTCTGCTTCGG GAAATATATCGAGCGAGATTGGACAAAGGAAGAGGCTGCCCTCCATATCTTCTGCTATCCTCTTGGCAGCTGCAATTGGTGTCGTTGAAGCCTCAGCTTTGATTCTGGGGTCTGGAATACTCCTCAACGTCATGGGTGTCTCCCAC GCATCAGCTATGCACAATCCAGCAAGGTTATTCCTTGCTGTAAGAGCACTTGGTGCTCCTGCTGTTGTAGTTTCTTTGGCTATTCAAGGTGTCTTTCGTGGACTGAAAGATACAAAAACACCTCTACTCTACAGTG GTTTGGGCAACATTTCAGCCGTGGTTCTACTTCCCTTTTTTGTGTATTTCCTGAACCTTGGATTACGTGGAGCTGCACTTGCAACTATTGCTTCACA ATATCTTGGTATGCTTCTACTTCTCTGGTCTTTAAGCCAAAGAGCAGTTCTACTACCACCAAAAATCGAAGACCTAGACTTTGTTGGGTACATAAAATCTG GTGGCATGCTGTTAGGGAGAACCCTTTCCGTTCTGATAACAATGACCCTTGGAACTGCAATGGCTGCTCGGCAAGGCACACTAGCTATGGCCGCTCATCAAATATGTCTGCAAGTATGGCTGGCAGTATCATTACTTTCGGATGCATTGGCTGTTTCTGCCCAG GCGTTGATTGCAAGTTCATTTGCTGAACTTGACTATGAAAAGGTGAAGGAGGTCACGTACTATGTATTGAAG ACAGGAGTATTTGTTGGTATTGCTTTAGCACTTCTTCTGTTTGCCTCTTTTGGTAGACTTGCAGAACTATTCTCCAAAGATCCCATGGTTATACAAATTGTGGGGAGTGGTGTTTTG tttGTTAGTGCTAGTCAGCCAATCAATGCCCTTGCTTTTATCTTCGATGGACTTCATTTTGGTGTGTCAGACTTCTCGTACTCAGCTTCCTCCATG ATGGTAGTTGGGGCACTATCctctttatttttgttgtatGCTCCACAAGTTTTTGGCCTTCCTGGTGTTTGGGCTGGCCTTGCTCTTTTCATGAGTTTGCGTATGACCGCTGGATTTTTGAG ATTGGGATGGAGAGCAGGACCATGGTGGTTTTTGCACCAGAAAGAACCGAAATACAA GCTACAGTCAAGAAAATGTTGA
- the LOC133901248 gene encoding chitin elicitor-binding protein-like, with the protein MKGILVFLACLLAALSPAARAARFACNATAPRASTCQALVSYAPPNGTATATLAAVRALFQLRSHRALLAANGLPLSTPPTAPAPSPLRVRLPCLCSGGVGATFQRPTYRIRAGDTLDAIARGVFAGLITYQDIAAANNVSDPNKVAVGQQLWIPVPCSCDPVGGEPVVHYTYVVPAGSSVAGIAQEFGTTEETVLAMNRMTDAKSLLAGQVLDVPLRACGSAISNTAIDRNLRVPNGSYILTANNCVMCGCSSSTWQLDCQPTQGISSSFCPAAKCGDMFLGNTSSTSSCESRTCSYAGYTNSTSFAILANLTTSNVCNAVGMSPMAQPAHSSAFRLEPAWLRWRELVVSLHVVLLCLGYLRQD; encoded by the exons ATGAAGGGGATCCTCGTCTTCCTGGCCTGCCTCCTCGCCGCGCTGTCCCCGGCGGCGCGGGCTGCACGGTTCGCGTGCAACGCCACGGCGCCGCGGGCCTCCACGTGCCAGGCGCTGGTCTCCTACGCGCCGCCCAAcggcaccgccaccgccacgctCGCCGCCGTGCGCGCACTCTTCCAGCTCCGCTCCCACCGCGCGCTGCTGGCCGCCAACGGCCTCCCGCTCTCCACGCCGCCCACCGCCCCGGCGCCCTCTCCGCTGCGGGTCCGTCTGCCCTGCCTCTGCTCCGGCGGCGTCGGCGCCACCTTCCAGCGGCCCACCTACCGCATCCGGGCAGGGGACACCCTCGACGCCATCGCGCGGGGTGTTTTCGCGGGCCTCATCACCTACCAGGACATCGCCGCTGCCAACAACGTGTCCGACCCAAACAAGGTCGCCGTCGGGCAGCAGCTATGGATCCCCGTGCCCTGCAGCTGCGACCCCGTGGGGGGAGAGCCGGTGGTGCACTACACGTACGTCGTGCCGGCCGGGAGCTCCGTCGCCGGCATCGCGCAGGAGTTTGGCACCACGGAGGAGACGGTTCTTGCGATGAACCGGATGACCGACGCCAAGAGCCTGCTCGCCGGCCAGGTTCTTGATGTGCCGCTCCGAG CTTGTGGTTCTGCCATTAGCAACACAGCCATCGACCGCAACCTTCGTGTTCCAAACGGAAGCTACATCCTCACTGCCAACAACTGCGTCATGTGTGgctgcagctccagcacttGGCA GTTGGATTGCCAGCCAACACAAGGAATAAGCTCGTCGTTCTGCCCTGCTGCCAAGTGCGGAGACATGTTCCTCGGCAACACTTCCTCCACCTCATCCTGCGAGAGCAGGACGTGCTCCTATGCCGGGTACACCAACAGCACATCCTTCGCCATCCTAGCGAACCTTACCACTAGCAATGTGTGCAATG CTGTTGGGATGTCTCCAATGGCGCAGCCCGCTCACTCCTCGGCGTTTAGGTTGGAGCCGGCGTGGTTGAGATGGAGGGAGCTGGTTGTCTCTCTTCACGTCGTTTTGCTTTGTTTAGGCTATCTGCGCCAAGACTGA